In Lacinutrix sp. Bg11-31, the DNA window AGTGTCGATACAACAAATTCTTGGGCGTTCAACAGTTTTTGTTTTTTCCACTTGATTGGTAGATTTCTTTTTTTCTCTCTTTTTCTTATCTCCAAAAATTCCCATAGTTTTTTTTCAGCTTGCAGGTAATGTTTCTCTAATAAAAAATCATTCTAATTTTTCATCAAAAGTTCAACGAAGTTAATCGTTTTAAGTTAGAAAATCTATACGTAGAACTACGTATTTTTCTCTAACAAAAGCCAAGTTAAAACAACTCAATCGATCTATTTTACGGCTTTCCGTAATCGTAAAATAAAAACATAAAAAAACCACCTAAAAAGGTGGTTTAGTATTTCCGCGAAAGCGATAAACGTTTATTTATAAACGAGCTCAATAATTTTGCCTTTAACTTTTAGAGCACTTATTTTTTCTTTTTTATCTATAGGGATTTCAAATTCTACGGCAAAAATTCGTTTTTTGTTTCCTTTTAAACTCTGCTCGTAACGGTTTAATTTTGAGGTTAGTTTTAAGGCTTTTACAACCATATCTATTTTAATTAGATTTTGGTCTTTATCGACTAATTGTATGTTTGCGAAATCTATAATTTGTTTTTCGCTACTATTATTTTTAAACTGAAACATCATTGAGATAAAACGTTTTCCTTTTTCGGCGACATAGTTCACGTTTCCTCTATTGGTCATTCTTGTTCTACCAATTTTGTAGATGGTAAATTCTAAGTTTTCGGAATAGCTATAGAGTTGGTCTCTGTCTATTTTTTCTTTTTTCTGTGCCATAACACTTGCTGTGATAAAGAATAGGAGGATGGCTAGTTTTTTCATGTTTGGTTAGTTTTTATAAATGTAACAAATTTATATTATACTTGTTATTAGGTTTTTAGTGTTGTTTGTAAAAACAAAAAACCACCTAAAGAGGTGGTTTTGTATTTCCGCGAAAGCGATAATTAAATTTTTGCTACATCTTGTTTGTATAGCTTGTAAAACAAGGTTGGTAAAAAACCAAAGTTAAGAAGCATGAAACCTGTAAATAGGATAATGTTTTCGTAGGGCCAAATCATCATTTTAAATAATGCGGCTGTACTTAGTGTAAACAAGGCTAAAAAGCCAAAAAGATAAACTGATTTTTTCATTTTGATTGATTTTAATGTTCGTATTAAGATTGATGTTTAAGTGTGTGTTCTTTATGTTTGTTGTAAAAATAAAGTGGTAATGGTATGGCTATTAAAAAGGCAAAACCTGCAAATATTATGGTGGCTGCATAAGGCCAATGCATAATTTTAAATAGACATCCTGTGGTTACTAGTATTGCTGTAAAAAGCTCTGAGATAGATAATAGCCTTTTTCTGTTTTTAGCCGATTTAAAATAGAGTTGTGCGTTGGTTTCTCTTTCTATTTGATTGATGTTTAAATAACCACCAAATTGCTGAATTGCGTTTTTATAGGCTTGGTCGAAATTACTGTGTTCGGTTTGTTCTATATAGGTGCAAATATGATCTAGAATGTCTTCTTTTAATGCTTTATTTTTTAAACCGTATAACTCTAAATTGGTTTGTATATAGTCTATTTGTTGGTCTGTTAATATCATTTTGCTATAGATTTAGAGTTAAATATTAATGATAGTGTTTTTATAAAATCGTTAATCTGTTCGGTTTGCTCTTTTATAACTTGCTCTCCAGTTTTTGTTACCGAATAGTATTTTCTAACGCGTTTACCTATGTATACTTTTTCGGTTTCTAAAACCTTATTGTGTTCTAGTTTATGCAAAATAGGATATAAGGCACCTTCTGAAATGTCTATTTTTCCTTTGGTAAGTTCTTTTACCTTTTGGGTAATCTCGTAACCATACATTTTATCATGCTGACTTAACAATTTTAAAATGATAGGTTTTAGTGTTCCTTTTGTGAGTTCTTTGCTATACATATGTCAAATATACATTTTTAATCAATACATTTTAATAAAATGTATTGTAATTTATTTTGAGACATAAAAAAACCACCTGATTTAGGTGGTTTTTTATTTTGGCTAAAGCCTTTTTGATGTTGTTGTATTTAAAAGAGACTTTGCGTTAATCGTTAACAATATATGTTACTAAATCGCCACATTCTGTAGTTCCAATTTTTTTGTAATAATTAAAAGTTCTGTCATTATTTTCTATTTCTATAGTGTATGTATTGTCGCAATTTATAGTTATTAATCTTGTTTGCGACAAAAATTCGTTTGGGTTATTGGCATCTTGAATGTAATCAAAAGTATAGCTGCCTCCTGCTAATGCAGTCCAAGTTCCATTTGCTGTTTCAACATCTGCATAACGATCTATAAAAGTTCCATCTGCTTTAAATTCTAGAATTATTTCCGAGTCTTCTCTTAAGGTTTTAAACCAAGTATCTACTGTTGTCCATTCGGTTCCTGTCCACTCGTCTATTACAGTTTCTAGATTTTCCTCTCTGTACATTTGCCATTCGCCAACTACTTCCTTAAATTCTTGTTGGTTGTTGTCTGAGCTATCGTCATCTGTATTACAAGATGTAAAACTAATTAGACAGAATACTACAAGCGTGTTTAAAATAAAATTTTTCATAGACATTATTTTTTGTTTGTATTAATAAAACAGCTTTGTTGGTTTATATTCTACTTCCAAAACTGTTTTGTTTTTTTTTAGGGATTCTTCGCTTCGCTCTGAATGACAGTTTTGCTCTGAATTACATTTGTGTTATTAATGAAAACAATATTACTCTATAGTCACAATTAAATCGTCCTGTTTTACCATACTTCCTTCTTTTAGGCTCACCGTTTTTACTGTTCCAGATTTAAAAGCTGTTACGGTAGTTTCCATTTTCATGGCTTCGATAATAAAAAGCGGATCGTTTTCTTTTACTTCTTGTCCTTTTTTAACTAATACTTTATAAAGTGAACCTTGTAAAGGCGCTCCAATTTGGTTAGTATCTGCAGGATCTATTTTTGTATTTTGTTCAATTTTAATATTTAGGGATTTGTCTGTAATTTCTACAAATCTGTTTTCGCCATTCACTTTAAAAAAGATGGTTCTAGAACCTAAATCGTTAGGGATACCCACCGAAAGCAATTTGATAATAACTGTTTTTCCT includes these proteins:
- a CDS encoding PadR family transcriptional regulator, yielding MYSKELTKGTLKPIILKLLSQHDKMYGYEITQKVKELTKGKIDISEGALYPILHKLEHNKVLETEKVYIGKRVRKYYSVTKTGEQVIKEQTEQINDFIKTLSLIFNSKSIAK